In Planctomycetia bacterium, the following are encoded in one genomic region:
- a CDS encoding DUF1501 domain-containing protein, with protein sequence MLWTHQTDVSIQRRGGIRRRDFLRGVSAAAFAAGMLGWQDMMALRADDLKRRGKACILLWMEGGPSQFETFSPKPRHENGGETQAIATNVSGIQIADNLPKLAQHMHELAIIRSVTSKEGNHPRAQQLLHTGYLPNPTVKYPTFGALATQALAAKDTALPAFCRIGGRFRTAGGGGILGVEYDPFEITNPEKAPAYTKPSHGAVRFGKRLELMKRMEADYRAADGAQVVADHQQLYDKTARMILSPEMKTFDVEQEKPSVIDAYGRTKFGASCLLARRLIEAGVTFVEVGLNGWDTHQNNFAECRRQCGTIDQPVAQLLTELRERGLLESTLVIWMGEFGRTPRINPRAGRDHFPRAFNVAVAGAGIRGGQVIGATDAAGEQVTDRPVTVPDLFRTYCQALGIDPNTENTTPLGRPIKAVGGGKTIAELF encoded by the coding sequence ATGCTCTGGACCCACCAAACCGACGTTTCGATCCAACGGCGCGGCGGAATCCGTCGGCGCGATTTCCTGCGTGGCGTTTCGGCCGCCGCGTTCGCCGCTGGCATGCTCGGCTGGCAAGACATGATGGCGCTCCGCGCCGATGACCTCAAGCGCCGCGGCAAGGCCTGCATTCTCCTCTGGATGGAAGGGGGACCGAGTCAGTTCGAGACCTTCTCGCCCAAGCCGCGGCACGAAAACGGCGGCGAGACCCAGGCCATCGCCACCAACGTCTCCGGCATTCAGATCGCCGACAATTTGCCGAAGCTCGCTCAGCACATGCATGAGTTGGCAATCATCCGTTCAGTGACTTCGAAAGAAGGCAATCACCCGCGCGCGCAGCAATTGTTGCACACGGGCTATCTGCCGAACCCCACGGTGAAATATCCGACGTTCGGCGCGCTGGCCACGCAGGCGCTGGCGGCGAAGGACACCGCGCTGCCGGCGTTCTGTCGCATCGGCGGGCGCTTCCGCACGGCCGGCGGAGGCGGCATCCTGGGCGTCGAGTATGACCCGTTCGAAATCACCAACCCGGAAAAAGCGCCGGCTTACACGAAGCCGTCGCACGGCGCCGTTCGATTCGGAAAGCGGCTCGAGCTGATGAAGCGCATGGAAGCCGATTACCGCGCCGCCGACGGCGCGCAAGTTGTCGCCGATCATCAGCAGCTCTACGACAAGACGGCGCGCATGATCCTCAGTCCCGAGATGAAGACCTTCGACGTCGAACAAGAAAAGCCGTCGGTGATCGACGCCTACGGCCGCACCAAGTTCGGCGCGAGTTGCCTGCTGGCCCGCCGTTTGATCGAGGCAGGCGTCACGTTCGTCGAAGTCGGCCTCAACGGCTGGGACACGCACCAGAACAATTTCGCCGAATGTCGCCGGCAGTGCGGCACGATCGACCAGCCGGTCGCGCAATTACTGACCGAGCTCCGCGAACGTGGCCTGCTCGAATCCACGCTCGTCATCTGGATGGGCGAATTCGGGCGCACGCCGCGCATCAACCCGCGCGCCGGCCGCGATCATTTCCCCCGCGCCTTCAATGTCGCCGTCGCCGGCGCCGGCATCCGCGGCGGCCAGGTGATCGGCGCCACCGACGCCGCCGGTGAACAAGTCACCGACCGCCCCGTCACCGTCCCCGACCTTTTCCGCACCTACTGTCAGGCCCTCGGTATTGATCCGAACACGGAAAACACAACGCCATTGGGAAGGCCCATCAAAGCCGTCGGCGGCGGAAAAACAATCGCGGAGTTGTTCTGA
- a CDS encoding DUF1549 domain-containing protein, whose translation MKLIWAAYIVAVGCLGPAIAHADGLAAPAAAARVDTLLAGELSDATPDKLTRASDADLLRRTSLDLIGRPATSKQVLAFAEYPSPEKHAGVVDKLLASPDYGDNWANYWRDVILSRRTEPRAELVAGTLAGYLFESFNADVGWNVVAKEMIEAKGSVRENGATALIMAHAGNAEEVAAEVSRIFLGVQIQCAQCHDHPTDRWKRQQFHELAAFFARVETRQRRDTDKRFDFIVIGRDRGPVYAPPTPNGKNRSLEHFMPDLADPQAKGTIVQPALFLTSQRLDTGKTDALRRNVLAEWSTAEKNPWFAKAFVNRIWSELVGWGFYEPIDDLGPDRECRAPKTLDFLAAQFVKHDYSVKWLYRTIMATAMYQRAPGADGASRIATSQPSRLRSDQLYDSLIAALGDNDLYFDLTPRRGPAAALRGPRAIFAEEFGYDPSDPRDEQSGTIPQTLMLMNAKAIQRSIDGATSQTSLGKLLAADLKDDQRITELYLRCLGRAPTEQELKISEQHIASTGNRVEAYEDILWALVNSTEMTLRR comes from the coding sequence ATGAAGCTTATTTGGGCCGCTTACATCGTCGCCGTCGGTTGCCTTGGTCCGGCCATCGCGCACGCGGACGGACTCGCGGCCCCGGCGGCTGCCGCCCGAGTCGATACCTTGTTGGCCGGCGAGCTGAGCGATGCCACGCCGGACAAACTCACGCGCGCCAGCGACGCCGACTTGTTGCGACGCACGTCGCTCGACCTGATCGGCCGTCCCGCCACATCGAAGCAAGTACTGGCCTTTGCCGAATATCCCTCGCCGGAAAAACACGCTGGCGTCGTCGATAAACTACTCGCCTCCCCGGACTACGGCGACAACTGGGCCAACTACTGGCGTGATGTGATTCTCTCGCGTCGGACGGAGCCCCGCGCGGAACTGGTCGCCGGCACGCTCGCTGGCTACCTGTTCGAGAGTTTCAACGCGGACGTCGGCTGGAACGTGGTTGCCAAGGAGATGATCGAAGCCAAGGGCAGCGTGCGCGAGAACGGCGCCACGGCTCTGATCATGGCTCACGCCGGCAACGCGGAAGAAGTCGCCGCCGAGGTTTCCCGCATCTTCCTGGGCGTGCAGATTCAATGCGCGCAGTGCCACGACCATCCGACCGATCGCTGGAAGCGCCAACAGTTCCACGAGCTGGCCGCGTTCTTTGCGCGCGTCGAAACCCGGCAGCGCCGCGACACCGACAAACGCTTCGACTTCATCGTGATCGGGCGGGACCGCGGCCCGGTCTACGCTCCGCCAACGCCGAACGGCAAGAACCGTTCGCTGGAACACTTCATGCCGGACCTGGCCGATCCCCAGGCCAAGGGCACGATCGTCCAGCCAGCGCTGTTTCTCACTTCGCAGCGACTCGACACCGGCAAAACGGATGCACTGCGACGCAACGTGCTGGCGGAGTGGTCGACGGCGGAAAAGAATCCCTGGTTCGCCAAGGCGTTCGTCAATCGCATTTGGTCGGAGCTCGTCGGCTGGGGCTTTTATGAGCCGATCGACGACCTCGGCCCCGATCGCGAATGCCGCGCGCCGAAAACGCTCGACTTCCTCGCTGCGCAATTCGTCAAACACGATTATTCGGTAAAGTGGCTCTATCGCACGATCATGGCCACGGCGATGTACCAACGCGCTCCCGGTGCTGACGGCGCCTCGCGGATCGCCACGAGCCAGCCCAGTCGACTGCGCAGCGATCAACTTTACGATTCACTCATCGCCGCGCTGGGCGACAACGATTTGTACTTCGACCTCACCCCGCGCCGCGGCCCGGCAGCGGCGCTGCGTGGCCCGCGGGCGATCTTCGCGGAAGAATTTGGCTACGACCCGAGCGACCCTCGCGATGAACAGTCCGGCACGATCCCTCAAACGCTGATGCTGATGAACGCGAAAGCGATTCAGCGCTCGATCGATGGCGCCACGAGTCAAACCTCGTTGGGCAAACTGCTCGCCGCTGATCTGAAAGACGACCAACGAATCACCGAACTCTACCTCCGCTGCCTCGGCCGCGCGCCGACCGAGCAGGAACTAAAGATCAGTGAACAACACATCGCTTCAACCGGCAACCGCGTTGAAGCGTATGAAGACATCCTCTGGGCGTTGGTGAATTCGACGGAAATGACGCTGAGACGGTGA